One part of the Zymomonas mobilis subsp. pomaceae ATCC 29192 genome encodes these proteins:
- the murC gene encoding UDP-N-acetylmuramate--L-alanine ligase: MKGVGIDIGRIHFVGIGGIGMSGIAEVMHNLGYQVQGSDISEGYSVEALRNLGIKVLIGHHADNVKGVAVVVVSSAIHRGNPEVEAALEQRIPVVRRAEMLAELMRLKSTVAIAGTHGKTTTTSMVAALLDAGGIDPTVINGGIINSYGSNARLGDSDWMVVEADESDGSFLRLDGTLAIVTNIDPEHLDHYGSFEKVQDAFVEFISNVPFYGAAFLCIDHPIVQSIMPRIRDRRIITYGFSAQSDIRATDITPVMGGNRFTAIIRSREGENRRIENIFLPMPGRHNIQNALSAIGVALEFAIPDTAILDGFSRFGGVKRRFSRVGEISVDGGSVLVIDDYGHHPVEIKAVLSAAREGAQQRVIAVVQPHRFTRLHDLMIEFQSAFNDADMVFVTPVYAAGEDPIVGVDAQTLVSGLKQHGHRFVQAVDSPRSLAIALADILRADDIIICLGAGDITKWAAGLASDVTAIREAHYA, from the coding sequence ATGAAAGGTGTCGGCATAGATATCGGCCGAATTCATTTTGTCGGAATCGGTGGTATCGGGATGTCCGGCATTGCTGAGGTAATGCACAATCTTGGATATCAGGTGCAAGGCTCTGACATTTCAGAAGGCTATAGCGTTGAAGCCCTACGAAATCTGGGCATTAAGGTTCTGATTGGCCATCATGCCGACAACGTAAAAGGGGTCGCGGTTGTCGTCGTTTCCAGCGCTATTCATCGGGGTAATCCAGAAGTAGAAGCCGCCTTGGAACAGCGTATTCCTGTCGTTCGCCGTGCTGAAATGCTAGCCGAACTTATGCGTTTGAAATCAACGGTAGCTATTGCAGGAACGCATGGGAAAACCACCACGACTTCTATGGTCGCTGCTTTATTAGATGCGGGCGGCATTGATCCGACAGTTATCAATGGCGGTATTATCAACAGCTATGGATCAAATGCACGGTTAGGTGATTCTGATTGGATGGTTGTTGAAGCGGACGAAAGCGACGGCAGCTTCTTACGTTTGGATGGAACGTTGGCAATCGTTACCAATATCGATCCAGAACATCTTGATCATTATGGCTCTTTTGAAAAAGTGCAGGATGCCTTCGTTGAATTTATTTCGAATGTCCCTTTCTATGGCGCGGCCTTCCTCTGCATTGATCACCCCATTGTACAATCGATCATGCCCCGTATTCGAGATCGGCGGATTATAACATACGGTTTTTCAGCGCAATCAGACATTCGGGCAACTGATATTACGCCTGTTATGGGAGGCAATCGCTTCACAGCGATTATTCGTAGTCGCGAAGGCGAAAATCGTCGCATTGAAAATATTTTCTTACCTATGCCGGGTCGGCATAATATCCAAAATGCGTTGTCAGCTATTGGTGTTGCTTTAGAGTTTGCTATTCCTGATACGGCAATTTTGGATGGCTTTTCGCGTTTTGGCGGCGTAAAGCGTCGTTTTTCCCGCGTTGGTGAAATATCTGTGGATGGGGGATCTGTCTTAGTCATTGACGACTATGGCCATCATCCTGTTGAAATTAAGGCTGTTTTATCTGCTGCCCGCGAAGGGGCGCAACAACGCGTTATTGCCGTTGTTCAGCCACATCGGTTTACACGCCTACATGACTTGATGATAGAATTCCAAAGCGCTTTTAATGATGCCGATATGGTTTTTGTTACCCCTGTTTATGCCGCAGGTGAAGATCCGATAGTCGGCGTAGATGCCCAAACATTGGTTTCTGGCTTGAAACAGCATGGTCACCGATTTGTGCAGGCAGTCGATTCACCCCGTTCTTTAGCTATTGCCTTGGCTGACATTCTTAGAGCGGATGATATTATTATCTGCCTTGGGGCAGGCGACATTACGAAATGGGCCGCCGGTCTTGCTTCTGATGTTACAGCTATCAGGGAGGCACATTACGCATGA
- a CDS encoding cell division protein FtsQ/DivIB has product MKRKWQAKVAKAARKSKAPPARRPARHQSRQSGSANRRPKRPTKEISLSALPSWLGFLYHPALKQALRYLLVILIISALCVGLWIAHWPQMLATKSGEYLGRKGFSVQHVEIVGLHHMDRQAIYEIASTQQSLAMPLVDLNIIRDRLLRFGWIEDARVSRRWPDTLVVDIIERKPAAVWQYHGALKLVDNSGILIADVDPHAVPELPLVIGAGANLHLEDLTRLLENSPDLKSRVDAASWIGNRRWDLHFASGETLALPEGSEAEVALTRFSHANREHHLLERGYVRFDMRIPTAPITARIAHDMPTKPVKSAKPAPPPVGDRI; this is encoded by the coding sequence ATGAAGCGGAAATGGCAGGCCAAAGTGGCTAAGGCGGCGCGTAAATCAAAAGCACCCCCCGCCAGACGGCCTGCGCGCCATCAATCCCGTCAGTCTGGTTCGGCTAATCGCCGTCCTAAGCGCCCTACCAAAGAGATATCCCTATCTGCATTACCTTCTTGGTTAGGTTTCCTTTATCATCCGGCTTTGAAACAGGCATTACGCTATCTTTTAGTTATTCTTATAATTTCGGCTTTATGTGTTGGATTATGGATAGCACATTGGCCGCAGATGCTGGCAACAAAAAGCGGAGAATATTTGGGGCGCAAAGGATTCTCGGTTCAACATGTTGAAATTGTTGGTCTCCATCATATGGATCGACAAGCTATCTATGAAATAGCCTCTACTCAGCAGAGTCTGGCTATGCCGTTAGTTGACCTGAATATTATTCGTGATCGTCTGTTACGCTTTGGCTGGATTGAAGATGCAAGGGTATCCCGCCGTTGGCCTGATACGTTGGTTGTTGATATTATCGAGCGTAAACCAGCCGCTGTTTGGCAATATCATGGGGCCTTAAAACTGGTCGATAACAGCGGCATCCTTATTGCTGATGTTGATCCTCACGCAGTGCCTGAACTGCCTTTGGTTATCGGGGCAGGGGCTAATCTTCATCTGGAAGATTTAACACGACTTTTAGAAAATTCTCCCGATTTGAAATCAAGGGTAGATGCGGCCAGTTGGATAGGCAATCGACGTTGGGATCTGCATTTCGCCTCTGGTGAAACCCTTGCACTTCCAGAAGGCAGTGAGGCTGAGGTTGCTTTGACGCGTTTTTCGCATGCTAATCGTGAACATCACCTACTAGAACGAGGTTATGTCCGGTTCGACATGCGGATTCCTACGGCACCGATTACAGCCAGAATTGCGCATGATATGCCGACTAAACCCGTTAAATCTGCTAAACCTGCTCCGCCACCAGTCGGCGATAGAATATGA
- the murD gene encoding UDP-N-acetylmuramoyl-L-alanine--D-glutamate ligase, whose product MIISPVFSGKFYAVLGLARSGLATIDALLASKAKVMAWDNRSEARMALQTRYALAIARGDLLISDPMVSDVFGLTAFVVSPGIPLNRHPITIFAKEAGIPIIGDIELFAQARNFWQKSGKHCPVIGITGTNGKSTTTALIHHILKEAGRATVMGGNIGLPLLAATPLPDGGIYVLELSSYQIDLTFSLDCDIAVLTNITPDHLDRHGGFDGYMKAKARLFGMQSSTHYAVIATDDIPSRVISKKCPARVVTVHADNITAEEQIDWPALQGPHNAQNAVIAIAVMRLIGIDETIISKALANYPGLPHRMQRVAERNGVLFINDSKATNATATAPALAAFPAIHWILGGVPKTEDLDPCKPYYNHVKQAYTIGQAGPVYAALLRESGVAVVECETLEKAVTMAAQAARNDEVVMLTPACASFDQFSDYEARGQAFQQFVEALD is encoded by the coding sequence ATGATCATTAGTCCAGTCTTCTCCGGTAAATTCTATGCTGTTTTAGGGCTGGCACGCTCAGGACTAGCCACGATTGATGCCTTGTTGGCGTCCAAGGCAAAGGTTATGGCATGGGATAACCGCTCCGAAGCCCGTATGGCGCTTCAAACCAGATATGCGCTCGCTATTGCGCGGGGCGATCTCTTGATCAGTGATCCGATGGTGTCTGATGTTTTCGGTTTGACGGCCTTCGTGGTTTCCCCAGGTATTCCGCTTAATCGGCATCCTATAACTATATTTGCAAAAGAAGCCGGTATTCCTATCATTGGCGATATTGAATTATTTGCTCAAGCTAGAAATTTTTGGCAAAAAAGCGGTAAACATTGCCCTGTTATCGGTATCACCGGCACTAATGGTAAATCCACAACAACAGCGCTTATCCATCACATCTTGAAAGAAGCGGGTCGGGCTACGGTTATGGGGGGCAATATCGGCCTTCCCTTATTGGCGGCTACCCCTCTTCCTGATGGGGGTATCTATGTGTTGGAATTATCGAGCTATCAGATCGACCTGACCTTCAGTCTTGATTGCGATATTGCTGTTTTAACCAATATTACGCCGGACCATCTTGATCGACATGGCGGCTTTGATGGCTATATGAAAGCCAAAGCGAGACTGTTTGGAATGCAGTCTTCAACCCATTATGCTGTTATCGCAACCGATGATATTCCATCCCGCGTTATTTCAAAAAAATGTCCGGCGCGTGTCGTCACAGTGCATGCCGATAATATTACCGCTGAAGAACAAATAGATTGGCCTGCGCTGCAGGGACCCCATAACGCCCAAAATGCCGTTATTGCGATTGCTGTTATGCGTTTGATCGGTATTGATGAAACTATTATCAGTAAAGCACTGGCTAATTATCCGGGTTTGCCCCATCGGATGCAACGCGTTGCTGAACGCAATGGCGTATTATTTATCAATGATTCCAAAGCAACCAATGCAACGGCTACGGCACCAGCCCTTGCGGCCTTTCCGGCTATTCATTGGATTTTGGGGGGAGTACCCAAAACCGAAGATTTAGATCCTTGTAAGCCTTATTATAATCACGTCAAACAGGCTTATACCATAGGACAGGCTGGCCCTGTCTATGCGGCTTTATTGCGTGAATCGGGTGTTGCCGTCGTGGAATGTGAAACTCTCGAGAAAGCCGTAACAATGGCGGCTCAGGCCGCCCGCAATGATGAAGTGGTTATGTTGACGCCGGCTTGTGCATCTTTTGATCAATTCAGCGATTATGAAGCACGAGGGCAGGCCTTTCAGCAATTTGTAGAGGCACTTGATTAA
- the murG gene encoding undecaprenyldiphospho-muramoylpentapeptide beta-N-acetylglucosaminyltransferase, which yields MNGSRQYILAAGGTGGHMIPAHALAAELMRRGHHVALITDERGLRFPGLFEGVQLHQLPAGRLMGGPKGMIQALRNIWTGRERALALYENFNPSAVVGFGGYPALPAILAAFKAKIPTIIHEQNAVMGRTNRFLARKVNAIATAYQQVDRLKRRYRRKTEVVGNPVRDEVLFLRDLPYPPLSDDGIFRILVVGGSQGAGILSEVVPEGLGLLPLHLRRRLQVTQQCRPEDLEKTRAQYAKLGIPADLSTYMTDLPQRLGWSHLVISRAGASTVAELSVAGRPAILIPYPAAMDNHQYANARELVASGGARLIDQRYFNPFELAKQIQKMALEPTGLKNAAMRARQVGYPDAAEKLADLVERVGGDDPAAILSKNGASADMTSNENKQGAVA from the coding sequence ATGAATGGCAGCCGACAATATATTCTAGCCGCCGGTGGTACGGGCGGTCACATGATCCCCGCCCATGCCTTAGCTGCCGAGTTAATGCGTCGTGGGCACCATGTCGCATTGATTACGGATGAGCGGGGGTTGCGTTTTCCGGGTCTTTTCGAAGGGGTTCAATTACATCAACTTCCCGCCGGACGGTTAATGGGTGGGCCCAAAGGGATGATTCAGGCCTTACGGAATATCTGGACAGGGCGGGAACGCGCTTTAGCCCTTTATGAAAATTTTAATCCTTCTGCCGTCGTTGGTTTTGGAGGTTATCCAGCGCTACCTGCTATTCTTGCCGCCTTTAAAGCAAAAATACCGACGATTATCCACGAACAAAATGCTGTCATGGGACGCACCAATCGTTTTTTAGCGCGAAAAGTTAATGCGATCGCGACAGCTTATCAACAAGTTGACCGGCTGAAGCGGCGTTATCGTCGAAAAACCGAAGTGGTTGGTAATCCGGTGCGCGATGAAGTCTTATTTCTCAGGGACTTGCCTTATCCCCCCCTAAGCGATGATGGTATTTTCCGAATACTGGTTGTCGGCGGTAGTCAAGGTGCAGGTATTCTTTCTGAAGTTGTGCCAGAAGGGCTCGGTTTGCTCCCTTTACATTTACGCCGCCGACTTCAGGTAACACAACAATGTCGCCCTGAAGACCTTGAAAAGACCCGTGCACAATACGCTAAATTAGGCATTCCGGCGGATCTTTCTACCTATATGACAGATCTTCCCCAGCGACTGGGCTGGTCACATTTGGTAATTTCACGCGCTGGAGCTTCAACGGTGGCCGAACTAAGCGTTGCGGGACGACCTGCTATTCTTATTCCTTATCCGGCAGCGATGGATAATCATCAATATGCCAATGCGCGAGAATTAGTCGCATCAGGTGGAGCTAGACTTATAGATCAACGGTATTTTAATCCTTTCGAGCTGGCTAAACAGATTCAGAAAATGGCACTGGAACCGACTGGGTTAAAGAATGCCGCTATGCGGGCAAGACAGGTCGGCTATCCTGATGCCGCGGAAAAATTGGCAGATCTTGTCGAACGTGTAGGCGGAGATGATCCCGCGGCCATTTTATCAAAGAACGGTGCATCAGCCGATATGACCTCTAACGAAAACAAGCAAGGAGCAGTGGCATGA
- the mraY gene encoding phospho-N-acetylmuramoyl-pentapeptide-transferase: protein MFYLIASEAGFSGLFNLVRYITFRAGAAAITALLIGLIFGPRFIGWMRVHQHKGQPIRSDGPKTHFAKAGTPTMGGLMILIAVSVSLFLWMDFHDRYVWACLIVTLGFGLIGFLDDYDKVTHNSTRGVSGKVRLLWEFVIAFFACYLILKGNSTELYLPFYNGPVIDLGWFYYLFAAFVIVGTGNSVNLTDGLDGLATMPVIIASLAFFVISYVVGNAVFAHYLGIPHVLGAGELTILTGAIIGAGFAFLWFNAPPAAIFMGDTGSLALGGCLGTIAVSTHHEVVLGIVGGLFVAEALSVIIQVGFYKRFKRRVFRMAPLHHHFEQLGWSEPTVVIRFWIISFALALLGLATLKLR from the coding sequence GTGTTCTATCTGATCGCTTCTGAGGCAGGTTTTTCCGGTTTATTTAATCTCGTCCGTTATATTACATTTCGGGCTGGGGCTGCCGCTATCACCGCTTTACTTATTGGACTGATTTTCGGGCCGCGCTTCATCGGCTGGATGCGAGTTCATCAGCATAAAGGGCAGCCTATCCGCAGTGACGGGCCCAAAACCCATTTTGCTAAGGCCGGAACCCCGACTATGGGCGGGCTGATGATCCTGATTGCGGTCTCGGTTTCTTTGTTTTTATGGATGGATTTTCATGACCGCTATGTCTGGGCTTGTCTTATCGTCACGCTTGGTTTCGGGTTAATCGGCTTTCTCGATGATTATGACAAGGTCACCCATAATTCGACACGCGGGGTTTCGGGCAAAGTCAGATTGTTATGGGAATTTGTGATTGCCTTTTTTGCCTGTTATCTGATTTTAAAAGGCAATAGCACTGAATTATATCTCCCTTTTTATAACGGGCCCGTCATTGATCTGGGGTGGTTTTACTATCTTTTTGCGGCCTTTGTTATTGTCGGCACAGGTAATTCAGTCAATCTTACCGATGGTCTTGACGGCCTTGCAACCATGCCTGTTATCATTGCCAGTCTGGCTTTTTTTGTTATCAGCTATGTGGTCGGCAATGCGGTCTTTGCCCATTATTTGGGAATTCCTCATGTGCTGGGGGCAGGTGAACTCACTATTCTTACAGGGGCTATCATCGGTGCCGGTTTTGCCTTTTTATGGTTTAATGCGCCCCCTGCTGCTATTTTTATGGGTGATACCGGTAGTTTGGCTCTTGGCGGGTGCCTTGGGACAATTGCTGTCTCGACGCATCATGAAGTCGTACTCGGTATTGTTGGAGGATTATTTGTAGCTGAGGCCTTATCAGTTATCATTCAGGTTGGCTTTTATAAGCGTTTTAAGCGGCGTGTGTTCCGTATGGCACCACTCCACCATCATTTTGAACAACTCGGCTGGTCAGAACCGACTGTAGTTATCCGTTTTTGGATCATCAGTTTTGCTCTTGCCCTGCTTGGTCTAGCAACGTTGAAACTCAGATGA
- a CDS encoding UDP-N-acetylmuramoyl-tripeptide--D-alanyl-D-alanine ligase, protein MKALWQSEEIADAVNGIASASFSVEGVAFDSREIKKNDLFLALKGEQADGHNYIKAAFEKGASGVLTMQPTAYPHVLVEDTHRALEALGQAGRRRNHGKIIGITGSVGKTSVKEALRLALKAIAPDKVHSSLKSYNNHVGVPLSLARMPKDSRFGIFEMGMNHAGELSQLTQWVRPDIALVTSIAPAHAAFFRDEAAIAEAKGEIFEGLQPSGIAIIPYDSPYRDQLMAKAKKQGAEIRSFGFGEGATIRAQDVIQEADGRILVRASLPNREIIFPLSMSGHHWVSNAMAVLAVVDALEADITLASLALGEIKGLAGRGQRFFIPIGEGQATIIDESYNANPASMAATIAVLGNEKKSGQRIALLGDMRELGENSPQYHTALADPLSRANVSHAILVGEEMKALAKALTGKIACDWVPDANEAEAKILNLLKADDVVLIKGSNSLGLSNVVSSLAKRGHACSI, encoded by the coding sequence ATGAAGGCATTATGGCAATCAGAAGAAATAGCCGACGCTGTAAACGGTATAGCCTCGGCTTCTTTCTCTGTCGAAGGCGTCGCTTTTGATTCCCGCGAAATAAAGAAAAATGATCTATTCCTCGCTTTAAAGGGTGAGCAAGCGGATGGTCATAACTATATTAAGGCCGCCTTTGAAAAAGGGGCCAGTGGCGTTTTAACGATGCAGCCAACCGCTTATCCCCATGTTTTGGTAGAGGATACGCATCGGGCCTTAGAGGCCTTAGGCCAAGCTGGACGACGACGGAATCATGGTAAAATTATCGGTATTACCGGTTCTGTAGGCAAAACCAGTGTAAAAGAGGCCTTGCGCTTAGCTTTAAAAGCTATTGCACCGGATAAAGTGCATAGCTCTTTAAAAAGTTATAATAATCATGTCGGCGTTCCGCTTAGTCTTGCCCGTATGCCCAAAGATAGTCGTTTTGGCATTTTTGAAATGGGTATGAATCATGCGGGTGAGTTATCACAGCTCACGCAGTGGGTACGTCCTGATATAGCGCTTGTTACTTCGATCGCGCCTGCTCATGCTGCTTTTTTCCGTGATGAAGCTGCTATTGCAGAGGCGAAGGGCGAAATTTTTGAAGGCCTGCAACCCAGTGGCATCGCCATTATTCCTTATGATTCACCCTATCGTGATCAGTTAATGGCCAAGGCTAAAAAACAGGGCGCCGAAATTCGTAGCTTTGGTTTTGGCGAAGGGGCTACGATACGGGCGCAGGATGTTATCCAAGAAGCTGATGGTCGAATTTTAGTAAGAGCCTCTCTTCCCAATCGGGAAATCATTTTTCCTCTTTCGATGAGCGGCCATCATTGGGTTTCCAATGCTATGGCAGTACTTGCTGTTGTGGATGCCTTGGAGGCCGATATAACCTTGGCCAGTTTAGCCCTTGGAGAAATAAAGGGACTGGCAGGAAGAGGTCAGCGTTTTTTTATACCCATTGGGGAAGGGCAGGCTACCATTATTGATGAAAGCTATAATGCTAACCCTGCCTCCATGGCCGCTACTATTGCTGTCTTGGGAAATGAAAAAAAATCGGGGCAACGTATTGCGCTCCTAGGGGATATGCGCGAATTGGGTGAAAATTCGCCACAATATCATACGGCCTTAGCGGACCCATTATCACGCGCTAATGTCAGTCATGCAATTTTAGTAGGCGAAGAAATGAAAGCTTTGGCAAAGGCTTTAACGGGCAAAATTGCTTGCGACTGGGTTCCCGATGCTAATGAAGCCGAAGCAAAAATTTTAAACTTATTAAAAGCAGATGATGTGGTGCTGATTAAAGGGTCTAATTCTTTGGGACTTTCTAATGTTGTCTCGTCTCTTGCGAAAAGGGGCCATGCGTGTTCTATCTGA
- a CDS encoding D-alanine--D-alanine ligase: protein MIMKKHVAVLMGGWSSEREISLLSGQNVAQALKEAGYHVTSLDMDRDVAFRLKEINPDVVFNALHGTPGEDGSIQGMMDLMGICYTHSGMATSAIAIDKVLTKKILTPENIPMPEGVIVSSDSLYQRDPLPRPYVLKPVNEGSSVGVAIIDKNFNDGQPIREDQIGPWQKFEHLLAESFIKGKELTVAVMGDKALGVTELRPSHGFYDYEAKYTDGLTTHICPADIPLDIAEKAMTLACKAHQILGCKGPSRSDFRWDDEAGLEGLFLLEVNTQPGMTPLSLVPEQAKQLGISYQTLCCMIIEEALILSSDNCFNEAEMAGQSG, encoded by the coding sequence ATGATTATGAAAAAACATGTTGCTGTTTTGATGGGGGGATGGTCTTCTGAAAGAGAAATATCTCTTCTTTCTGGTCAGAATGTAGCGCAAGCTCTTAAAGAAGCGGGTTATCATGTTACCTCGCTTGATATGGATCGCGATGTTGCTTTCCGATTAAAAGAAATTAATCCTGATGTTGTATTTAATGCCTTGCATGGCACACCGGGTGAAGATGGCAGCATTCAAGGCATGATGGATTTGATGGGGATCTGTTATACCCATTCCGGTATGGCGACCTCGGCTATTGCTATTGATAAAGTCCTTACTAAAAAAATATTAACCCCTGAAAATATCCCAATGCCTGAGGGGGTAATCGTCTCAAGCGATAGCCTTTATCAAAGAGACCCGTTGCCCCGTCCTTATGTATTAAAACCGGTCAATGAAGGCTCATCTGTTGGTGTCGCTATTATTGATAAAAATTTTAATGACGGTCAGCCTATTCGGGAAGATCAAATCGGGCCATGGCAAAAATTTGAACATCTTTTAGCCGAATCTTTTATCAAGGGAAAAGAATTAACGGTCGCTGTCATGGGCGATAAAGCTTTAGGGGTTACTGAATTACGACCTAGTCATGGTTTTTATGACTATGAAGCGAAATATACGGATGGCCTGACAACCCATATATGCCCTGCTGATATTCCGCTTGATATAGCAGAAAAAGCGATGACACTTGCTTGTAAAGCCCATCAAATTTTGGGTTGCAAGGGGCCTTCTCGTTCTGATTTTCGTTGGGACGATGAGGCCGGCTTAGAAGGCTTGTTTTTATTGGAAGTTAATACACAACCCGGTATGACACCTTTAAGTCTGGTGCCTGAGCAGGCAAAACAGCTTGGAATTAGCTATCAGACACTTTGCTGCATGATTATTGAAGAAGCGCTTATACTTTCTTCCGATAATTGCTTCAATGAAGCGGAAATGGCAGGCCAAAGTGGCTAA
- the murB gene encoding UDP-N-acetylmuramate dehydrogenase: MNTSSKINTLPAIRGEIEANASLAPLTWFRVGGKAEWLVRPADTEDLSEFLKALDPAIPVMVLGIGSNVIIRDGGVKGVIIRLSRRFSWTKLEAGNRIRCGGATLGLVVSKAACDAALTGLEFLRGIPGSLGGMIRMNAGAYEGDISKILIEATLVRRSGEIEIWPAEKLEFAYRYSALPEDAIITEALFQGQTGDKAAIEAKMARIVAEREMSQPLRSRTGGSTFKNPEGHKAWQLIDEAGCRGLRIGDAQVSEKHANFLLNLGEASAADVENLGEEVRARVKAKSGITLEWEIKRIGFKAEQESAS; the protein is encoded by the coding sequence ATGAATACATCGTCTAAAATAAACACTTTGCCTGCCATTCGGGGTGAAATTGAAGCCAATGCCTCTTTAGCACCGCTCACATGGTTTCGGGTCGGTGGCAAGGCAGAATGGTTGGTTCGCCCTGCTGATACCGAAGATTTATCAGAGTTTTTAAAGGCGCTTGATCCCGCTATTCCCGTCATGGTGTTGGGTATTGGCTCGAATGTCATTATTCGAGATGGCGGGGTAAAAGGGGTTATTATCCGTCTATCACGCCGCTTTTCATGGACAAAACTGGAAGCTGGTAATCGTATTCGCTGTGGCGGGGCAACCTTAGGGTTGGTCGTATCAAAAGCGGCCTGTGATGCCGCTTTAACGGGTCTTGAATTTTTGCGTGGTATCCCCGGTTCTCTTGGGGGCATGATACGCATGAATGCGGGCGCTTATGAAGGCGATATTTCAAAAATATTAATAGAAGCTACCTTAGTTCGACGTTCTGGTGAGATCGAAATTTGGCCCGCTGAAAAATTAGAATTTGCCTATCGCTATTCAGCGCTTCCCGAAGATGCCATTATCACCGAAGCCCTTTTTCAAGGGCAAACGGGCGATAAGGCTGCTATTGAAGCAAAAATGGCGCGGATTGTTGCCGAACGGGAAATGAGTCAACCTTTGCGTAGCCGCACAGGGGGCTCTACATTCAAAAATCCCGAAGGTCACAAGGCATGGCAACTTATTGATGAAGCCGGCTGTCGGGGGCTGCGTATAGGTGATGCCCAAGTGTCCGAGAAACATGCCAATTTTCTTCTTAATCTGGGTGAGGCCAGTGCCGCTGATGTTGAAAATTTAGGCGAAGAGGTTCGGGCTCGTGTAAAGGCTAAATCCGGTATTACGCTCGAATGGGAGATAAAACGGATTGGTTTCAAGGCTGAGCAGGAGTCTGCATCATGA
- the ftsW gene encoding putative lipid II flippase FtsW → MNSVPPKLSKSKPIARPKIAKRSLQKQSKRSSRLGRSDRSALGRWFWEIDHFQLFLISLLVSIGLVAVAAASPAISAQEGKPPFYYFTRQLFWCSLGMPVMILISMAPKDIARRASVIGAIFFLCLLALVPFLGVEVNGAKRWLGVGLLRIQPSEFLKPLFVVTMAWLLSFRFKDRSLPVIPISMFFVALVGLLLMKQPDFGQTVIFSSVWLVLLLLSGVSLYLMIGLGLGAMAGVFLAYQFYSVAHERIDAFLNGTGDHYHVDRAMATLTNGGFVGVGPGSGIEKFRLPEAHNDYIFSVIGEEFGLLACILIAFIYGAVIIRVFSRLLNEDDSFLLLASAGLATQFGLQALINMAVNVQILPSKGMTLPFISYGGSSLVAMSIGFGLLLAFTRRNPYLARSTYLLKWQRK, encoded by the coding sequence ATGAATTCAGTGCCCCCCAAACTATCTAAATCCAAGCCTATCGCTAGGCCAAAAATAGCCAAAAGATCATTGCAAAAGCAATCCAAGCGTTCCAGCCGCCTTGGTCGATCTGATCGTTCAGCCTTGGGTCGATGGTTTTGGGAAATTGATCACTTTCAACTGTTTTTGATTTCTCTTTTGGTTTCTATTGGACTGGTTGCCGTTGCGGCGGCATCCCCTGCGATTTCAGCACAAGAAGGTAAACCCCCTTTTTATTATTTTACCCGCCAGCTTTTCTGGTGCAGTTTGGGGATGCCCGTTATGATCCTGATTTCGATGGCCCCTAAAGATATTGCAAGGCGTGCCTCGGTGATCGGTGCGATCTTCTTTTTATGCCTTTTGGCGCTGGTGCCTTTTTTAGGAGTCGAGGTTAATGGAGCCAAACGATGGCTTGGCGTAGGGCTCTTGCGCATACAGCCTTCCGAATTTTTGAAACCGCTATTTGTGGTAACCATGGCCTGGCTGCTTTCTTTTCGTTTTAAAGATCGTTCCTTACCGGTCATTCCAATTTCAATGTTTTTTGTAGCACTCGTCGGCCTGTTGCTGATGAAACAGCCAGACTTTGGTCAAACCGTAATTTTTAGTTCTGTGTGGTTAGTCTTACTGCTTTTATCCGGTGTTTCACTCTATTTGATGATAGGCTTGGGGCTTGGTGCTATGGCGGGTGTATTTCTCGCTTATCAGTTTTATTCTGTGGCACATGAACGCATTGATGCTTTTTTAAATGGAACCGGTGACCATTATCATGTCGATCGGGCGATGGCGACCTTGACTAATGGTGGTTTCGTGGGTGTAGGGCCAGGGAGTGGCATTGAAAAATTTAGATTACCAGAGGCGCATAATGACTATATATTCTCCGTTATTGGCGAAGAATTTGGTCTTTTAGCCTGTATTCTTATTGCCTTTATTTATGGTGCCGTCATTATCAGGGTTTTTAGTCGGTTACTTAATGAAGATGATAGCTTTTTATTGTTAGCCTCTGCGGGGCTTGCTACACAATTCGGTTTACAGGCTTTAATTAATATGGCGGTGAATGTACAAATACTTCCTTCTAAAGGGATGACATTGCCCTTTATCAGCTATGGTGGGTCTTCTCTGGTGGCAATGTCCATTGGTTTTGGCTTATTGCTGGCCTTCACCCGCCGTAATCCTTATCTCGCCCGATCCACTTATCTTCTGAAATGGCAGCGTAAATGA